A stretch of the Polaribacter pacificus genome encodes the following:
- a CDS encoding carboxymuconolactone decarboxylase family protein, whose amino-acid sequence MPLVSPLSAEHDIETQELAEFFNETLGFCPNSVLTMQRRPAISKAFINLNKAVMANDGRVSSALKRMIAWVSSNATGCRYCQAHAIRAAERYGAEQEQLDNIWEYKTHAAFSDAERAALDFSLAASMVPNAVDDTIKTELYKYWDEGEIVEMLGVISLFGYLNRWNDSMGTSIEDGAVESGEQYLGKHGWEKGKHQ is encoded by the coding sequence ATGCCATTAGTAAGCCCATTATCAGCAGAGCACGATATAGAAACTCAAGAGTTGGCAGAATTTTTTAACGAAACTTTAGGATTTTGTCCAAATTCTGTTTTAACCATGCAAAGAAGACCTGCAATTTCAAAAGCTTTTATCAATTTAAATAAGGCTGTAATGGCCAATGATGGCAGGGTTAGCTCTGCTTTAAAAAGAATGATCGCTTGGGTTTCAAGTAATGCTACTGGATGTAGATATTGCCAAGCACATGCCATTAGAGCAGCAGAGCGCTATGGTGCAGAACAAGAGCAATTAGACAATATTTGGGAGTATAAAACCCATGCAGCTTTTTCTGATGCAGAACGTGCAGCCTTAGATTTTTCACTTGCGGCCTCTATGGTGCCAAATGCCGTTGACGATACCATTAAGACTGAGTTGTACAAGTATTGGGATGAGGGAGAAATCGTAGAAATGCTTGGTGTAATTTCTTTATTTGGTTACTTAAATCGATGGAATGATTCTATGGGAACCTCTATAGAAGACGGTGCTGTTGAAAGTGGAGAGCAGTATTTGGGCAAACACGGATGGGAAAAAGGAAAACATCAATAA
- a CDS encoding M20/M25/M40 family metallo-hydrolase translates to MKNLFRIFVLFVLTSSALVAQNRDAVIENIIKEETNNSQLKNLAHELFDVVGPRLVGTPNMQKANDWVIKMYKSWGIEARNQKWGEWRGWERGITHIDMLSPRVQSLKGTQLAWSASTKKGGVKGEVVMMPTFNSKADFEKWLKTIKGKFVLGSEYQPTGRPDYNWQEFATPESFEKMRKERSAIASEFRKNIGRTGYNSRDFKTAIENAGAVGMIESRWSNGFGVQKIFSSSLKKIPTIDLELEDYGMLYRLAKSGSKPEIHVNAQSKELGKVPVFNTIGEIKGTEKPDEYVLLSAHLDSWDGGTGATDNGTGTLVMLETMRVLKKMYPNPKRTIIVGHWGSEEQGLNGSRAFVEDNPEIVKNIQAAFNQDNGTGRVVSITGSGFLHSYDYLNSWLAPVPRDVRKHIKTSFPGSPSGGGSDNASFLAAGVPTFNLSALNWSYWNYTWHTNRDTYDKVVFDDVQNNVILTAILAYMASEDPERASKVKIQLPVSPRTGKPGVWPTPRSPQRKGGLD, encoded by the coding sequence ATGAAAAACTTATTTAGAATCTTCGTATTATTTGTTCTAACAAGTAGTGCACTGGTCGCGCAAAACAGAGACGCGGTTATCGAAAACATTATCAAAGAAGAAACCAACAATTCACAGCTAAAAAACTTAGCACATGAATTGTTTGATGTTGTTGGTCCTCGTTTGGTAGGAACTCCAAACATGCAAAAAGCCAATGATTGGGTAATTAAAATGTATAAAAGTTGGGGTATCGAAGCCAGAAACCAAAAATGGGGTGAATGGCGTGGATGGGAACGTGGAATTACCCATATTGACATGCTTTCTCCAAGAGTACAATCTTTAAAAGGAACTCAATTAGCTTGGAGTGCTAGTACAAAGAAAGGTGGAGTAAAAGGAGAGGTAGTAATGATGCCTACTTTTAATTCAAAAGCAGATTTTGAAAAATGGTTAAAAACCATCAAAGGGAAATTTGTATTAGGTTCTGAGTACCAACCAACTGGAAGACCAGACTACAACTGGCAAGAATTTGCTACGCCAGAATCATTTGAAAAAATGAGAAAAGAGCGTTCTGCAATTGCTAGCGAGTTTAGAAAAAACATTGGTAGAACAGGATACAACTCTCGTGATTTTAAAACAGCAATTGAAAATGCAGGAGCTGTTGGTATGATTGAGTCTCGTTGGTCTAACGGATTTGGAGTTCAAAAAATCTTTAGCTCTAGCTTAAAAAAGATTCCTACTATTGATTTAGAATTAGAAGACTACGGAATGTTATACCGTTTGGCAAAAAGCGGTTCAAAACCAGAAATTCATGTAAATGCACAATCTAAAGAATTAGGAAAAGTTCCAGTTTTTAACACGATAGGTGAAATCAAAGGAACTGAAAAACCAGATGAGTATGTATTGCTTTCTGCACATTTAGATTCTTGGGATGGTGGAACTGGTGCAACAGATAACGGAACCGGAACTTTGGTGATGTTAGAAACTATGCGTGTTCTTAAAAAAATGTATCCTAACCCAAAAAGAACTATTATCGTAGGTCACTGGGGATCAGAAGAGCAGGGATTAAACGGATCAAGAGCCTTTGTTGAGGACAATCCTGAAATCGTTAAAAACATTCAAGCTGCATTTAACCAAGATAACGGTACTGGTAGAGTTGTTTCTATTACTGGTTCTGGATTTTTACATTCTTATGACTACTTAAACAGCTGGTTAGCTCCAGTTCCTAGAGACGTAAGAAAACACATCAAAACTTCTTTCCCTGGTAGCCCAAGTGGAGGTGGATCTGACAATGCTTCTTTCTTAGCAGCAGGAGTTCCTACTTTTAACTTAAGTGCATTAAACTGGTCTTACTGGAACTATACATGGCACACAAACAGAGACACCTATGATAAGGTTGTTTTTGATGATGTACAAAACAATGTAATCTTAACTGCGATCTTAGCTTATATGGCTTCTGAAGATCCAGAAAGAGCTTCTAAGGTAAAAATTCAATTACCGGTTAGCCCAAGAACAGGGAAACCTGGAGTATGGCCAACACCACGTTCTCCACAAAGAAAAGGTGGTTTAGACTAA
- a CDS encoding M28 family peptidase, translating into MFKKALFFTLVAAITFASCSKQLKTSEYSAEINREFTGDLAYETTSFVEKYWRVVGNTGFDKSVYFIAEHLEKAGYVLEENATDTDVLTYRIEKRPLKRPTWESVDAKVMILGDDKPLLQHSSNRNMIAMYSYSTPKEGVTAEVVYIKDLKKLASTNVKGKIVFAETSPGRIYRTAVQNGGAVGVMTYNNPGYLQPEKNTTSIQFRSISLDTVNKAWGIAMSYAAKERLKSKLSQGKVTLTVNVATKIYNSEELTIVADIKGQENPKERLVFSSHIQEPGANDNATGVGVALEMASLTAKFIQEGKLAPKRTLSFLWGDEIVSTGRYVKEDSIRAKDIKWGISLDMVGEDTEKTGGTFLIEKMPDPSAIWTRGNDKHTEWGGSKMKLDQMKPHYLNDFLINRFKAQGKLANWVVATNPYEGGSDHVPFLRGNIPSVLFWHFTDQFYHTDNDRIDKVSQTTLKNVGTTALIAAYTLINSDKGTAQEIIKEITTAATERLQEELKQGKLAMQKGETLDLQITIINTWKDWYVSAINSTSDMVSDSSVLSAVQTAAVDQLQKTAEEMIRALKE; encoded by the coding sequence ATGTTTAAAAAAGCACTTTTTTTTACCCTTGTAGCGGCTATAACATTCGCCTCTTGTAGCAAACAATTAAAAACCTCAGAATACTCAGCAGAAATTAACCGAGAATTTACGGGAGATTTGGCTTATGAAACCACTTCATTTGTAGAAAAATATTGGCGTGTGGTTGGAAACACTGGTTTTGATAAAAGCGTTTATTTTATCGCAGAGCACTTAGAAAAAGCCGGTTATGTGCTAGAAGAAAATGCTACCGATACAGATGTGCTAACCTATCGAATAGAAAAAAGACCTCTTAAAAGACCTACTTGGGAGTCTGTAGATGCCAAAGTAATGATACTTGGTGACGATAAACCCTTATTACAACACAGCAGTAATAGAAATATGATTGCCATGTATTCTTACAGCACACCTAAAGAAGGAGTTACAGCAGAGGTTGTTTATATTAAAGATCTTAAAAAACTTGCAAGTACCAATGTGAAAGGGAAAATCGTTTTTGCAGAAACGAGCCCAGGGCGTATTTATAGAACTGCTGTTCAGAATGGTGGTGCAGTTGGTGTCATGACCTATAACAATCCAGGGTATTTACAGCCAGAAAAAAACACCACCTCTATTCAGTTTAGATCTATCTCATTAGATACTGTAAATAAGGCTTGGGGTATTGCCATGTCTTATGCCGCAAAAGAGCGATTAAAATCAAAATTGAGTCAAGGAAAAGTTACGCTTACTGTAAATGTTGCTACCAAAATTTACAATTCTGAAGAGTTGACCATAGTTGCCGATATAAAAGGGCAAGAAAACCCAAAAGAGCGTTTGGTTTTTAGTTCTCACATTCAAGAACCAGGAGCCAATGATAATGCAACAGGTGTGGGGGTAGCTTTAGAGATGGCAAGCTTAACAGCAAAATTTATTCAAGAAGGCAAACTTGCTCCAAAGAGAACACTTAGCTTTTTATGGGGAGATGAAATTGTATCAACAGGAAGATATGTAAAAGAAGACAGCATTAGAGCCAAAGATATTAAGTGGGGTATTTCTTTAGACATGGTTGGAGAGGATACAGAAAAAACAGGAGGTACTTTTTTAATTGAAAAAATGCCAGACCCAAGTGCAATTTGGACACGTGGAAATGACAAGCATACAGAATGGGGTGGTAGTAAAATGAAGTTAGATCAGATGAAGCCTCATTATTTAAATGACTTTCTTATCAACAGATTTAAAGCTCAAGGAAAACTTGCCAATTGGGTAGTTGCTACCAATCCTTATGAAGGTGGTAGTGATCACGTACCGTTTTTAAGAGGGAACATTCCAAGTGTGTTATTTTGGCATTTTACAGATCAATTTTACCATACAGACAATGATCGTATAGACAAGGTTTCTCAAACCACACTTAAAAATGTAGGAACCACGGCATTGATAGCAGCATATACCTTGATAAATTCTGACAAAGGAACTGCTCAAGAGATCATCAAAGAAATTACGACAGCCGCAACAGAGCGTTTGCAAGAAGAATTAAAACAAGGAAAATTAGCCATGCAAAAAGGCGAAACCTTAGATCTGCAAATTACCATTATCAATACTTGGAAAGATTGGTATGTAAGTGCCATTAACAGTACTTCTGATATGGTATCAGATTCAAGTGTACTTAGTGCAGTACAGACTGCCGCAGTTGATCAACTACAAAAAACAGCAGAAGAAATGATTCGTGCTTTAAAGGAATAA
- the rsmI gene encoding 16S rRNA (cytidine(1402)-2'-O)-methyltransferase, with amino-acid sequence MSKLYLVPTPIGNLEDMTFRAIRVLKEVDFILAEDTRTSGKLLKHFEIATPMYSHHMHNEHKAIEGVLNRLKNGETCALISDAGTPAISDPGFLLTRACVENKIEVDCLPGATAFVPALVNSGLPNDKFVFEGFLPVKKGRQTRLLVLAEETRTMIFYESPHKLVKTLGHFVAYFGADRQVSVSRELTKMFEETVRGTATEVLAHYTNKAPKGEIVVVVEGKK; translated from the coding sequence ATGAGTAAACTATATTTAGTTCCAACCCCAATAGGCAATCTAGAAGATATGACTTTTAGAGCCATCCGTGTTTTAAAGGAAGTTGATTTTATTTTGGCTGAGGACACTAGGACTAGCGGAAAACTATTAAAGCACTTTGAGATTGCTACACCCATGTACAGTCATCATATGCACAATGAGCACAAAGCCATTGAAGGGGTGCTAAATCGATTAAAAAATGGTGAAACCTGCGCTTTGATTTCTGATGCGGGTACACCAGCCATTTCTGATCCTGGTTTTTTGCTAACCAGAGCCTGTGTAGAAAATAAGATAGAAGTAGATTGCTTGCCAGGAGCCACTGCCTTTGTACCAGCCTTGGTCAACTCTGGATTGCCCAATGATAAATTTGTTTTTGAAGGGTTTTTACCTGTAAAAAAAGGAAGACAAACGCGCTTGTTAGTATTGGCAGAAGAAACAAGAACCATGATTTTTTATGAATCACCACACAAATTGGTAAAAACCTTAGGACATTTTGTAGCATATTTTGGAGCAGATAGACAGGTTTCTGTTTCTAGAGAATTGACTAAGATGTTTGAAGAAACCGTTAGAGGAACTGCAACCGAAGTGTTGGCGCATTATACCAACAAAGCTCCGAAAGGAGAAATTGTTGTTGTGGTTGAGGGAAAGAAATAA
- a CDS encoding cupin domain-containing protein — MSVINIQEKLKLFSEHWSPKKVGELNGQQILLAKLKGEFVFHKHDDEDELFMVIKGSLDIVLRDKTIQLNEGEFYIVPKGVEHKPIAKEEVHILLFEPLNIKHTGNVIADITLETYESI, encoded by the coding sequence ATGAGTGTAATTAATATTCAAGAAAAACTAAAGCTGTTTTCTGAGCATTGGTCTCCTAAAAAAGTAGGAGAGCTCAACGGACAACAAATTTTATTAGCAAAACTAAAAGGTGAGTTTGTTTTTCACAAACACGATGATGAAGATGAGTTGTTTATGGTGATCAAAGGCTCTCTGGATATTGTTTTGCGAGACAAAACGATTCAATTAAACGAAGGTGAATTTTATATAGTACCGAAAGGAGTTGAGCATAAACCCATAGCCAAAGAAGAGGTTCATATATTGTTGTTTGAGCCTTTAAATATTAAGCATACAGGTAATGTGATTGCTGATATTACCCTAGAAACATATGAATCTATTTAA
- the aspS gene encoding aspartate--tRNA ligase: MYRSHSCGELRASHINTEVTLAGWVQKSRDKGFMIWVDLRDRYGITQLIFDEDRTPKEIIEKAKTLGREFVIQVTGTVIERSSKNPKMKTGDVEVLVSKLTILNEAVTPPFTIEDTTDGGEDIRMKYRYLDIRRNPVKNSLIFRHKVSMEVRKYLSDQEFIEVETPYLIKSTPEGARDFVVPSRMNEGQFYALPQSPQTFKQLLMVGGMDKYFQIVKCFRDEDLRADRQPEFTQIDCEMAFVEQEDILNIFEGLTRHLLKEINGVEVAEFPRMLYDDAMRLYGNDKPDIRFGMEFGELNAIAQHKEFKVFNDAELVVGIAVPGGNSYTRKEIDKLIDWVRRPQVGALGMVYCRVNEDGSYKSSVDKFYDQEDLAKWAAATGAKPGDLICILSGDTSKVRAQLSALRMELAERLGLRDPKVFAPLWVIDFPLLELDEETGHYHAMHHPFTSPKPGQLELLDTDPGAVKANAYDLVLNGNEIGGGSIRIHDKKMQATMLKHLGFSEEDAKAQFGFLMDAFEYGAPPHGGLAFGLDRLVAILGGQETIRDFIAFPKNNAGRDVMIDAPSFIDDDQLKELNIKLDMKA; this comes from the coding sequence ATGTATAGAAGTCATTCTTGTGGTGAGTTAAGAGCATCGCACATCAATACAGAAGTAACCTTAGCTGGTTGGGTACAAAAATCGCGTGATAAAGGATTTATGATTTGGGTAGATTTACGTGACCGTTATGGGATTACTCAATTGATTTTTGATGAAGATCGTACGCCAAAAGAGATTATAGAAAAAGCAAAAACTTTAGGAAGAGAGTTTGTAATTCAAGTTACAGGAACTGTAATTGAAAGAAGTTCTAAAAATCCTAAAATGAAAACTGGAGATGTTGAAGTGTTGGTTTCTAAATTAACGATACTAAATGAAGCAGTAACTCCGCCTTTTACTATAGAGGATACCACAGATGGTGGCGAGGATATCAGAATGAAGTATCGCTATTTAGACATCCGTAGAAATCCAGTAAAAAACAGTTTGATCTTTCGTCATAAGGTTTCTATGGAAGTTAGAAAATACTTATCTGATCAAGAGTTTATAGAGGTAGAAACTCCGTATTTAATTAAGTCTACGCCAGAAGGCGCAAGAGATTTTGTGGTTCCTTCTCGAATGAATGAAGGACAGTTTTATGCGTTGCCACAATCGCCACAAACCTTTAAACAGTTGTTAATGGTTGGCGGTATGGATAAATACTTTCAGATTGTAAAGTGTTTTAGAGATGAAGATTTACGTGCAGACAGACAGCCAGAATTTACACAGATTGACTGTGAAATGGCCTTTGTAGAGCAAGAAGATATTTTAAATATTTTTGAAGGCTTAACCCGTCATTTGCTAAAAGAAATTAACGGTGTTGAGGTAGCAGAATTTCCTAGAATGCTGTATGATGATGCCATGCGTTTGTATGGAAACGACAAACCAGATATTCGTTTTGGGATGGAGTTTGGTGAGTTAAATGCAATTGCACAACACAAAGAATTTAAGGTATTTAACGATGCTGAATTGGTGGTAGGAATTGCCGTTCCAGGAGGGAACTCATACACCAGAAAAGAAATTGACAAACTTATTGATTGGGTAAGAAGACCTCAAGTAGGTGCTTTGGGGATGGTCTATTGCCGTGTAAACGAAGATGGATCTTACAAATCATCAGTAGATAAGTTTTACGACCAAGAAGACTTGGCAAAATGGGCAGCAGCGACAGGAGCAAAACCTGGTGATTTAATCTGTATTTTATCAGGTGATACCTCTAAAGTTAGAGCTCAATTGTCTGCCCTACGTATGGAGCTGGCAGAGCGTCTTGGCTTAAGAGATCCAAAAGTATTTGCACCTTTATGGGTTATTGATTTTCCATTATTAGAGTTGGATGAAGAAACTGGTCATTATCACGCCATGCACCACCCGTTTACCTCTCCAAAACCTGGACAATTAGAATTGTTAGATACAGACCCTGGAGCAGTGAAAGCCAATGCCTATGATTTGGTTTTAAACGGAAATGAAATTGGTGGAGGTTCTATTAGAATTCACGATAAAAAAATGCAAGCAACCATGTTAAAGCATCTTGGTTTTTCTGAAGAAGATGCCAAGGCTCAATTTGGCTTTTTAATGGATGCTTTTGAATACGGAGCACCTCCACATGGAGGATTGGCTTTTGGATTGGATAGATTGGTTGCTATTCTAGGTGGTCAAGAAACCATTAGAGATTTTATTGCCTTTCCTAAGAACAATGCAGGTAGAGATGTTATGATTGATGCTCCATCCTTTATAGATGATGATCAATTAAAAGAATTGAATATCAAATTAGATATGAAAGCATAA
- a CDS encoding DUF6503 family protein, whose amino-acid sequence MKNLLILAAFFFTISSFSQELTGNQLLEKAIQYHDPNGSWSTFKGTLLVTMETPNSQKRESEIHIDLPDQFFSVKAKSGKNTSEYILKKDRIDIVFNGEKNPSEEISKKYGLSEDRAKMYKNYYTYLYGLPMKLKDKGTIIHQKTIKKTFKGKEYVVLKVTYTKEVGKDTWYFYFDPKTFAMEIYQFFHDETKNDGEYILLSKEETINGLKLPKNRAWFTNKEEKHLGTDILKAAN is encoded by the coding sequence ATGAAAAATCTACTAATTTTAGCGGCATTCTTTTTTACAATAAGCTCTTTTTCTCAAGAACTCACTGGAAATCAATTACTAGAGAAAGCAATCCAGTATCACGACCCTAATGGAAGTTGGAGTACCTTTAAAGGTACTTTATTGGTAACCATGGAAACGCCAAACAGTCAAAAAAGAGAAAGTGAAATACATATTGACTTGCCCGATCAATTTTTTTCGGTAAAAGCAAAAAGTGGTAAAAACACCTCAGAATACATCCTTAAAAAAGACCGAATAGACATTGTTTTTAACGGTGAAAAAAATCCATCCGAAGAGATTTCAAAAAAATACGGACTGAGTGAAGATCGTGCAAAAATGTACAAAAACTACTACACCTATCTATACGGCTTGCCAATGAAGCTCAAAGATAAGGGGACAATTATTCATCAAAAAACAATAAAGAAGACCTTTAAAGGAAAAGAGTATGTAGTCTTAAAAGTGACCTATACAAAAGAGGTTGGAAAAGATACTTGGTATTTTTATTTCGACCCAAAAACCTTTGCCATGGAAATCTACCAGTTTTTTCATGATGAGACTAAAAATGACGGAGAGTATATTTTGCTCAGCAAAGAAGAAACTATTAACGGATTAAAATTACCCAAAAACAGAGCTTGGTTTACAAATAAAGAGGAGAAACATTTGGGTACTGATATTTTGAAAGCAGCTAATTAA
- a CDS encoding chloride channel protein, translated as MSKTKDILTKIHIWRYKHISDRQFVYLLSILVGFLSGVAAVILKNLTHFFQHLLEGKLVQYYHQAFYFVFPIIGLAIVYLIIKYVIRDKVSHGIPSTLYAISKRKGIMKRYQMIGSILTAPITIGFGGSVGLEGPTVATGSAISSNVARFFHLNQATRTLLIGCAAAGALSSIFKAPIAAIIFAIEVFSLDLTIASMLPLLLASLSAIITSYFFFGSDVLLPFKIEDVFSIKDVPFYIVLGVVAGLTSIYFTEVYDRVQKFFDRFKSPVKRLLIGGIGLGILVYFIPPLYGEGFDTINNLIAGNPETSLQNNFLNLDLSNVWIVIALLAGLVFFKIIASALTFGAGGVGGIFAPTLFMGSLMGNCIAKIINNVGLFQNSVSESNFTLVGMAGLMAGVLHAPLTAIFLIAEVTGGYELFIPLMITAAISYSITKYAHPHSVYAMELGRKGELITHNKDHAVLTLMDIDKVIEDRFVKVYPEMNLGELVRDAVVKSNRNIFPVVSKDEGKLLGIILLDDIRSIMFDQSLYESVLAKEVMHKPPAIIEIGKDKMTSIMKKFQESGAWNLPVIKDGEYYGFISKSKLLTAYRNKLIEVTG; from the coding sequence ATGTCAAAAACAAAAGACATACTTACTAAAATACATATTTGGAGATATAAGCATATTTCTGATCGTCAGTTTGTTTACTTATTGAGCATTCTTGTTGGTTTTTTATCTGGTGTTGCTGCAGTTATTTTAAAGAATTTAACTCATTTTTTTCAACATCTACTAGAGGGAAAACTAGTACAGTATTATCATCAAGCCTTTTATTTTGTTTTTCCAATTATTGGGCTTGCGATTGTCTATTTGATTATCAAATATGTGATTAGAGACAAGGTCAGTCATGGAATCCCATCTACCCTATACGCCATCTCCAAGCGCAAGGGAATTATGAAACGTTATCAAATGATTGGGTCTATTTTAACGGCTCCGATAACCATCGGTTTTGGAGGGTCTGTTGGATTAGAAGGACCTACGGTTGCCACAGGGTCTGCAATCAGCTCTAATGTAGCGCGGTTTTTTCATTTAAACCAAGCCACAAGAACGCTCTTGATTGGTTGTGCGGCTGCCGGTGCCTTATCATCTATCTTTAAAGCGCCTATTGCTGCCATTATTTTTGCCATTGAAGTATTTAGTCTTGATCTAACCATCGCTTCTATGCTTCCTCTTTTATTAGCCTCATTATCGGCAATTATTACCTCGTATTTTTTCTTTGGATCTGACGTGTTACTGCCTTTTAAAATAGAAGATGTTTTTAGTATTAAAGATGTCCCTTTTTATATAGTTCTAGGAGTTGTTGCTGGTTTAACCTCTATTTATTTTACAGAAGTTTATGATCGGGTTCAGAAATTTTTTGACCGATTTAAATCTCCAGTAAAACGATTGTTAATTGGAGGGATTGGCTTAGGAATCTTGGTGTATTTTATTCCACCTTTATACGGTGAGGGTTTTGATACCATTAATAATTTAATCGCTGGTAATCCAGAAACCAGTTTGCAGAACAACTTTTTAAATTTAGACTTAAGCAATGTTTGGATTGTAATTGCACTCTTAGCGGGCTTGGTTTTCTTTAAAATCATCGCCAGCGCACTTACTTTTGGTGCTGGTGGTGTTGGAGGAATTTTTGCACCTACGCTTTTTATGGGAAGCCTCATGGGAAACTGTATTGCCAAGATAATCAACAATGTTGGCCTCTTTCAAAATTCTGTATCTGAAAGCAATTTTACCCTTGTAGGAATGGCAGGCTTAATGGCAGGTGTATTGCACGCCCCACTTACAGCCATCTTTTTAATTGCTGAGGTTACCGGAGGTTATGAATTGTTTATTCCGCTAATGATTACGGCAGCCATCTCATATTCTATTACCAAATATGCGCACCCTCATTCTGTTTATGCAATGGAATTGGGTAGAAAAGGTGAACTGATTACACATAATAAAGATCATGCTGTATTAACCTTAATGGATATTGACAAGGTTATAGAGGATCGTTTTGTAAAAGTGTATCCTGAAATGAATTTGGGTGAGCTGGTACGAGATGCTGTGGTCAAATCAAATCGGAATATTTTTCCGGTAGTCAGTAAAGATGAAGGAAAACTATTGGGTATCATTTTATTAGATGATATTCGTTCCATCATGTTTGATCAAAGTCTATACGAATCAGTCTTAGCAAAAGAAGTCATGCATAAACCACCAGCTATTATAGAAATTGGCAAGGATAAAATGACCTCTATTATGAAAAAATTTCAAGAGAGTGGAGCTTGGAATTTGCCAGTCATTAAAGATGGGGAATACTATGGATTTATTTCAAAATCTAAACTTTTAACAGCTTATCGCAACAAGTTAATAGAAGTGACTGGTTAA
- the glpQ gene encoding glycerophosphodiester phosphodiesterase, whose translation MKNKLVIAHRGASGYLPEHTLESKKMAFSMNADFIEQDIVLSKDDVPVVIHDIYLDDVTDVAQKFPERQRKDGRFYVIDFTMKELETLQVSERFNPKTHQQVYPGRYPMRQGKFKLHSLDKEIALIQQLNKETGKNIGIYPEIKEPAFHQKEGKDLTAIVLKVLSNYGYTQKSDRCILQCFDAKELQRIKTELHSNLYLVQLIEHPEEAKQLAHFASYADAIGPWYKQIVTGKKDGKWIFSNLVTEAHGLGLQVHAYTFRADDLGEFSTFNEMLQTVLIDADIDGAFTDFPDKVVQFLEERSKES comes from the coding sequence ATGAAAAACAAACTTGTCATTGCCCACAGAGGCGCTTCGGGATATTTGCCAGAACACACGTTAGAAAGTAAAAAAATGGCTTTTAGCATGAATGCTGATTTTATTGAACAAGACATTGTGTTAAGCAAAGATGATGTTCCGGTAGTAATCCATGACATTTATTTAGATGATGTCACAGACGTAGCCCAAAAGTTTCCAGAAAGACAGCGAAAAGACGGTCGGTTTTATGTGATTGATTTTACTATGAAAGAACTAGAAACTCTTCAGGTTTCAGAGCGGTTTAATCCGAAAACGCATCAGCAGGTATATCCTGGGCGCTATCCAATGAGGCAAGGAAAGTTTAAACTGCATTCTTTGGATAAAGAAATAGCCTTGATCCAACAACTCAATAAAGAAACAGGAAAAAATATTGGCATCTATCCAGAAATTAAAGAGCCTGCATTTCATCAGAAAGAAGGAAAAGACTTAACCGCAATTGTATTAAAGGTTTTAAGTAATTATGGATATACTCAAAAATCAGATCGCTGTATTTTACAGTGCTTTGATGCCAAGGAGTTGCAACGTATAAAAACAGAACTTCATTCTAATTTATATTTGGTACAATTAATAGAACATCCAGAAGAGGCAAAACAGTTGGCCCATTTTGCCAGCTATGCTGATGCAATTGGACCTTGGTACAAACAAATTGTCACCGGAAAAAAAGACGGAAAATGGATTTTTAGCAACTTGGTTACAGAGGCACATGGCTTGGGACTTCAAGTACATGCATATACATTTAGAGCAGATGATTTAGGTGAGTTTTCTACTTTTAATGAAATGCTCCAAACTGTATTAATAGATGCAGATATTGATGGCGCTTTTACTGATTTTCCAGATAAAGTAGTGCAATTTTTAGAAGAAAGATCAAAAGAATCTTAA